One Salvia miltiorrhiza cultivar Shanhuang (shh) unplaced genomic scaffold, IMPLAD_Smil_shh original_scaffold_386, whole genome shotgun sequence genomic window carries:
- the LOC131004369 gene encoding protein NONRESPONDING TO OXYLIPINS 2, mitochondrial isoform X3 — MASRCSRIFQRSSVSALKSAISKPASSSLNRSATTPSKRPSLFSSPVASPLHRFSLSRAPAELGGVASLLPLHSAVATARMTSCLSSSSRSCRALSQDETDGT; from the exons ATGGCATCCAGATGCAGCAGAATTTTCCAGCGATCTTCTGTTTCTGCCCTAAAATCGGCCATTTCGAAGCCAGCTTCTTCTTCTCTTAACAGATCAGCCACCACTCCATCCAAGAGACCCTCTCTATTTTCAAGTCCAGTCGCCTCTCCCCTTCACCGGTTCTCTCTCTCAAG GGCGCCGGCGGAGTTGGGAGGTGTGGCGTCGTTGCTGCCACTGCACAGTGCGGTGGCTACAGCGAGGATGACATCGTGCCTGAGCTCATCGTCTAGGAGTTGTCGGGCTCTTTCTCAGG
- the LOC131004369 gene encoding protein NONRESPONDING TO OXYLIPINS 2, mitochondrial isoform X2, with protein MASRCSRIFQRSSVSALKSAISKPASSSLNRSATTPSKRPSLFSSPVASPLHRFSLSRAPAELGGVASLLPLHSAVATARMTSCLSSSSRSCRALSQELGLSVPR; from the exons ATGGCATCCAGATGCAGCAGAATTTTCCAGCGATCTTCTGTTTCTGCCCTAAAATCGGCCATTTCGAAGCCAGCTTCTTCTTCTCTTAACAGATCAGCCACCACTCCATCCAAGAGACCCTCTCTATTTTCAAGTCCAGTCGCCTCTCCCCTTCACCGGTTCTCTCTCTCAAG GGCGCCGGCGGAGTTGGGAGGTGTGGCGTCGTTGCTGCCACTGCACAGTGCGGTGGCTACAGCGAGGATGACATCGTGCCTGAGCTCATCGTCTAGGAGTTGTCGGGCTCTTTCTCAGG
- the LOC131004369 gene encoding protein NONRESPONDING TO OXYLIPINS 2, mitochondrial isoform X4 — protein MASRCSRIFQRSSVSALKSAISKPASSSLNRSATTPSKRPSLFSSPVASPLHRFSLSRAPAELGGVASLLPLHSAVATARMTSCLSSSSRSCRALSQGT, from the exons ATGGCATCCAGATGCAGCAGAATTTTCCAGCGATCTTCTGTTTCTGCCCTAAAATCGGCCATTTCGAAGCCAGCTTCTTCTTCTCTTAACAGATCAGCCACCACTCCATCCAAGAGACCCTCTCTATTTTCAAGTCCAGTCGCCTCTCCCCTTCACCGGTTCTCTCTCTCAAG GGCGCCGGCGGAGTTGGGAGGTGTGGCGTCGTTGCTGCCACTGCACAGTGCGGTGGCTACAGCGAGGATGACATCGTGCCTGAGCTCATCGTCTAGGAGTTGTCGGGCTCTTTCTCAGG
- the LOC131004369 gene encoding protein NONRESPONDING TO OXYLIPINS 2, mitochondrial isoform X1, which translates to MASRCSRIFQRSSVSALKSAISKPASSSLNRSATTPSKRPSLFSSPVASPLHRFSLSRAPAELGGVASLLPLHSAVATARMTSCLSSSSRSCRALSQGTLCCTSPDL; encoded by the exons ATGGCATCCAGATGCAGCAGAATTTTCCAGCGATCTTCTGTTTCTGCCCTAAAATCGGCCATTTCGAAGCCAGCTTCTTCTTCTCTTAACAGATCAGCCACCACTCCATCCAAGAGACCCTCTCTATTTTCAAGTCCAGTCGCCTCTCCCCTTCACCGGTTCTCTCTCTCAAG GGCGCCGGCGGAGTTGGGAGGTGTGGCGTCGTTGCTGCCACTGCACAGTGCGGTGGCTACAGCGAGGATGACATCGTGCCTGAGCTCATCGTCTAGGAGTTGTCGGGCTCTTTCTCAGGGTACACTCTGCTGCACTTCTCCAGATCTCTAG